The Ignavibacteriales bacterium DNA window AGGCCACTGTCAAGAATAGCGTTAACGCGAAAAGTCGCATTATCTGGCTCCTTAGATCTCTTACAAGACAGGATGTCATTCGGGTTGGTGTCAGAAAAGAAATGATCGGTTCAATCCAGACTTCATAAAGGCTGTGGCACGAGTGTTCTGCTGGAGCTTGCGGAGAGCCGGAGAAAACACCAATTCAGTCAACCATGAGCCTCATGTTCATTGCAAATGGAAACAAGAGTGGCACACAACACGACGGACTTCCTGCTAATCGGATGAGTCCTTCGTTTCTTGAAATTGGAGGATCCGTCCAAGAATTGAGCCGTCTCAGGTGGATCAAACCTAATCTAGCTCTCCTGCGAGTTTCATTGATTCAGAACGTGGTGTCGAAGAATGTTGCCAACAACAGTAGTGTACTCAAGAAGTGAGATGTCTTTGAAAGAATCAATAGGTACAAGTACCGACAAGTTCTTGTCGTCCGAAAAACGTACAAATATTTTCGGAATATTACCGCACAATTGCCCCAACCAGTGTCTACTGACCTTAGTAGGATAGTGCGAATGATTATTAAGCGCAATATTGAAAAGAACGTTTTGTGCCCAAATAGGAACGACTATCGAGGTTGCCTCAACTCCTTGTTAGGAATCTTTATACGAATTGGAAATAGTATAGTGGTGGTTCCTCAAGTGAAGTGAATGGCAGAGTACTATGAATTTCGTGAGGACTCACTTCTTTTGGCAAATTGAAAACGGTTTGGATTAGGAAAGGATGATGTCGGCTTTGGAGAGACAGGGTTGCCTAGTATATTACGAAATTGTCGTGGTGGGCATGAATTGGCGTTTGTGAAGCTATCTCAGTAGATTTGGCCAGTCAACACATGCGAAAAAGCAGATCGCTGTTTCGTGAGGAAGAGGATAATCTTGGTCGGATCAGGTAGGAATGTGGTAAGCGAGCTCAAGACTGAACGCTCTGAGATTGCTGGGCTTCACTTTTCTGGAGGGCGCTCAGAACGAGGACTCACCATATCAGGTCTTCTGCGTTGACCAATTAATTGGATTGCTGCACGACTACCGTATCACCACCGCCTCAAGGGACCCCAATGAAGAGATTCTTTGTCCTCCTTAACGTGTGCATGATGTTTGTCGCCTGCAACGGTCAAACCAAGAAAGTGCATCGGGCCGGAGACGCTACAGCCGTAAGTGCTGATACGTCGATGCCTGCGCCTCTTGTCGGTGATGACAATGTGAAATATGGATACCCAGGAGGCAGGGGCATCGTTCTCAGAAAGCAATTCTATGTAATCCTTTTCGACACGACAACGCTCGTTCCCGAATGGGTTACTTATCATCTGACCAAGGAAGACCTGCAAGGGAACGTCAACCGCGAGGACAAATTTCGTCCTGATCCCGATCTTCCAGAAGGGAAAAGATCCGAGCTCAGAGACTTTGAAAAAAGTGGGTTTGACCGAGGCCATATGGCACCGGCTGCCGATTTTAAGAGAAGTGACGAGGCAATGTCGGAGACCTTCTTCTTGTCAAATATGGCACCGCAGCGTCCAAACCTCAACCGAATCTCCTGGTCGCATCTGGAGGATGAAGTCCGGAAATTGGCGAAGAATCATGGGAGCATTTGGATATTCACAGGCCCTTTGTATCTGGACAGCCTCGAGCACAAGAGTCTGCCCAAAGAACACATCGGCCCAGACAATGTTGCAGTCCCGACGCACTTCTTCAAGGTGATCCTTTGTAAGCATCCGGATGGGCTGCGCGAGATGTTCGCATTCATCATGAAGAATCAATTGGGAAAACTAGCGGGAAGCTCGAAGGATTACACTGTTACCGTTCGGAAGGTAGAAGAGTTATCGGGATTGAACTTCTTTCATCGCTTGCCGGATGATGAGGAAGAGCGATTGGAGACCACAGGTGCGGTGACGTGGCCGGTGCAATAGAAGTGGGGTTGCGGCGGATATTTATCGACCGACTGTTTGCGGCTGGGATGAGGGTCCAACAGATCTTCTCAAGCGGGGATGGTTTTTCGGCGGAACGACCGTTCGCTAATTCCTAACGATTGTGCGGTCTTTGGTTCGTGTCCGGCATTCTTTGCCAGTGCTCGTCTGATGATAGCTTCTTCAATGACTGACAGAGACTGGGGGAGAGAGAACTCGGTTCCCTCATCGATCATCAAGATCATTTTCATCACCTCGAGATTTTCCCTCTCCTGAATGGATGTTTGAGGATTGACCACCAGGACGCTGCGGATGTGGGCCTTCAACTGGATGACGTTTTGTTCCCACCGCTGTTTCTGAAGTAGTTTGAGAACCCCAGCTTCCAACTTTCCGTCGCTTTTAATGCCAAGTCTCACCCGAACGCGTTCCGGGTCCGGTAGGTCCCAGCTATCCAGAAACTGATTCAAGAAATGGTTGACAAGGAGAGGTATGTCTTCCTTTCGCTTGCGCAGGGGTGGGACAGTAACGTGTTCGTATTCTCTGAGTTTGAGGAAAAAAGGATCGGTAATTCTGCCCTCGCGGTAAAGAGTACGCAATGGTTGCCTGAGAGTGAAGATGACTCTGCCGAGCACGAACTGGGGTGTGTTGGATCCAAGTCTCGTGACAGTCCTTGTTTCAAGTGCCTCTGCGAGCTGCTCCTGTAAGAAGGGATCCGCATAGTCGATGTGCTTGAGGACGATTGTCGATGGGGGCTCGAGGCAGCTAGGGTGGTTGGTGTTGAGTTCAGGGGGACAAGCACCTACAAGCTCCAACCTTTGATCGCGTTCGCTCAAGACGCTGAAGTTGACGGAACTCAGTTTCAACGACCTCCGAGGGCCGCGGGCATGGATGGCTTTGGCAAGAAGTGTCTTGCCGACACCGGTCTCGCCGATGATCACGAAGGGCTCAGCCTG harbors:
- a CDS encoding DNA/RNA non-specific endonuclease — translated: MKRFFVLLNVCMMFVACNGQTKKVHRAGDATAVSADTSMPAPLVGDDNVKYGYPGGRGIVLRKQFYVILFDTTTLVPEWVTYHLTKEDLQGNVNREDKFRPDPDLPEGKRSELRDFEKSGFDRGHMAPAADFKRSDEAMSETFFLSNMAPQRPNLNRISWSHLEDEVRKLAKNHGSIWIFTGPLYLDSLEHKSLPKEHIGPDNVAVPTHFFKVILCKHPDGLREMFAFIMKNQLGKLAGSSKDYTVTVRKVEELSGLNFFHRLPDDEEERLETTGAVTWPVQ
- a CDS encoding sigma 54-interacting transcriptional regulator: MFSSLIRTGTLDSLQIIGRSPAITRLKARIPYLSAQAEPFVIIGETGVGKTLLAKAIHARGPRRSLKLSSVNFSVLSERDQRLELVGACPPELNTNHPSCLEPPSTIVLKHIDYADPFLQEQLAEALETRTVTRLGSNTPQFVLGRVIFTLRQPLRTLYREGRITDPFFLKLREYEHVTVPPLRKRKEDIPLLVNHFLNQFLDSWDLPDPERVRVRLGIKSDGKLEAGVLKLLQKQRWEQNVIQLKAHIRSVLVVNPQTSIQERENLEVMKMILMIDEGTEFSLPQSLSVIEEAIIRRALAKNAGHEPKTAQSLGISERSFRRKTIPA